Within the Solwaraspora sp. WMMA2056 genome, the region TGGGTCGCCACGATCGCCTCGGCCTCGGGCAGCAGATAGTTCGCGGCCTCACCGACCGTGCCACCCACGACGGTGATCTGGTCGTAGGTCTCCAGATCCATGAAGACGTAGTCCTCGCCGTCGGCGTACAGGTACTGCATGGTCCGCTTGTCGACGGTCGCGGTGTCGACCTTGGTGCCCGCGTTGAAGGTCTTGTCGACGACCTTGCCGGAGAGCACGTTCTTCAAGGTGGTGCGCACGAAGGCGCCGCCCTTGCCGGGCTTGACGTGCTGGAATTCGACGACGGACCACAGCTCGCCGTCGAGGTTGAGAACCAGCCCGTTCTTCAGGTCGTTGGTGGTGGCCATTTCCTGCCTTGATCTTCAATTGGCGGACGGACCTGCCAAGTCTATCGGTCCGACGTCGTCGCCTCGGCCCGGCCTGCGGCGAGCTGGGCGATGTGCCGCAGCGCCAATCGGTAGCCGTCCACCCCGAGTCCGCAGATCACCCCGGTCGCCACCGCCGACACCACCGAGTGGTGCCGGAACTGCTCCCGGGCATGGATGTTGGAGATGTGCACCTCGATCAGCGGACCCCGCAGCATCGCGCAGGCGTCGCGGACCGCGTACGAATAGTGCGACCACGCACCCGGGTTGAGCACCACCGCCGCCTCGGCGTCGGCCGCAGCGTGCAACCAGCCGAGCATCTCGTGCTCGGCGTCGGTCTGGCGCACCTCGACGTCGAGACCGACCTGCCGCCCGGTCTCGACGCACATCGTCACCAGGTCGGCGTAGCTGACCTCACCGTAGACGTCGACCTGACGGCTGCCCAGCCGGCCCAGGTTCGGCCCGTTCAACACGTACGCCTTCACGCGCCGGCCACCGACCGGTACGCCCGCGCCAACGCCTCGTCGTCCGGCCCGTCGAGGATCCCGGGGCGGGCCAGCCCGTCGAGGACCACCAGCCGCAGCCGGGCACCCCGCGCCTTCTTGTCCACCCGCATCGCGGCCAGCAGGTCCGGCCAGGCGTCGGCCCGGTACGTGGTCGGCAGCCCCAGCGCGGTGAGCACCGCCAGGTGCCGGTCGGCGACCTCGGCGTCGAGCCGGCCGACCTGCCGGGCCAGGGTCGCGGCGTACACCAGGCCGACCGACACGGCGTGCCCGTGCCGCCAGCGGTAGCCCTCGACCTTCTCGATCGCGTGCGCCAGCGTGTGTCCGTAGTTGAGGACCTCCCGCACCCCGGACTCCCGCAGGTCGCCGCCGACCACGTCGGCCTTGACCCGTACGGCGCGCTCGATCAGCTCCCGTACCGACGCGCTGGTGGCGTCGGTGGCGGCCGCCGGATCCCGCTCGATCAGGTCCAGGATCGCCGGGTCGGCGATGAACCCGCACTTGACCACCTCGGCCAACCCGGCCACCAGGTCGGTCAGCGGCAGGCTGGCCAGCAGGTTCAGGTCACAGATCACCCCGGCCGGCGGGTGGAAGGACCCGACCAGGTTCTTGCCGGCGGCCGTGTTGATCCCGGTCTTGCCGCCGACGGCGGCGTCGACCATGCCGAGCAGGCTGGTCGCGACCGGCACCCACCGGACCCCGCGCAGCCAACAGGCGGCGACGAAACCGGCCAGGTCGGTCACCGCGCCGCCGCCGACCCCGACCACCGCGTCGGTACGGGTGAAGCCGGCGTCGCCCAACATCGCCCAGGCCTGTGCCGCCACGTCGATCGACTTGCCGGCCTCGGCGTCGGGCACCTCGATCAGCAGTGGCTGCGCACCGGCGGCGGCACACGCAGCGGCGATCCGGTCGGCGTGCGCCTTCAGCGGCGGCGCGTGCAGCACCGCCACCCGGTGCGCGTCGGGCAGCAGCGTGGGCAGTGTGTCGAGCAGCCCCCGGCCGACCAGTACGTCGTACGGGCGGTCACCAGGCACCGGGATGCGGGTCGTGGCGTCCATCGACGCCGAGCCTAGTCGCTGCCCGTCGTCGGTGGCCCGCAACAGCGTCGCGATCTCCTCGGCGACCTCCTGCGGGGTCCGGCCGTCGGTGGCCACCCGGTGGGTGGCTACCTGCTCGTACAGCGGCCGGCGCTGCTCCATCAGGTGTTTGAGGGTCGCCCGGGGGTTGAGCGCCAACAACGGGCGGCCGGCGCCGAGCCCGACCCGGCGGGCCGCGTCGGCCAGCTCGACGCTCAGGTAGACCACCGTATGGCCGGCCAGCAGCGCCCGGTTCGCCTCGGCCAGGACCGCACCGCCGCCCAGGGCCAGCACCCCGGCGCAGGTGCGCAGCGCGTCGCTTACGGCGGCCTGCTCCAACTCCCGGAAATGCGCCTCGCCGTCGTCGACGAAGATCTCCGGGATGGGTTTGCCGGCGGCGGCGACGATCTCCGTGTCGGTGTCGCGGAACTCGCAGCCCAGCAGCGCGGCCAACGCCTCACCGGTGCTGGTCTTGCCGGCCCCGGGCGCGCCGACCAGCACACACACCGGTGCCATCAGCGGATCACCAGATGGTCCAGGTAGCCGCCGAGGTTGCGGCGGATCTCGGCGACCGAGTCGCCGCCGAACTTCTCGGTCAGCGCCTCGGCGAGCACCAGCGCCACCATCGACTCGGCCACCACCGCCGCCGCCGGGACGGCACAGACGTCGGAACGCTGGTTGATCGCCGTCGCCGGCTCACCGGTGGTGACGTCCACTGTCGACAGCGCCCGGTTCAGCGACGAGATCGGCTTCATCGCCGCCCGTACCCGCAGTGGTTCACCGGTGCTGATCCCGCCCTCCAGGCCGCCGGCCCGGTCGGTCACCCGTCGGACCCCCGACGCGGTGGGGATGATCTCGTCGTGGGCGACCGAGCCACGTGAGCGGGCCTGCTGCCAGGCGTCACCGATCTCCACACCCTTGATCGCCTGGATCGACATCAGCGCGGTGGCGAGCCGGGCGTCCAGCTTGCGGTCCCACTGCACGTGGCTGCCCAGCCCCGGCGGTACGCCGTAGGCGAGCACCTCCACGATGCCGCCGAGGGTGTCGGCGTCGGACTTCGCCGCGTCGACCTCGGCGACCATGCGGGCGCTCGCCTCCGGGTCGAGGCAGCGCAGCGGGTCGGCGTCGACCCGTTCGGCGTCCTCCGGGCGTGGCTGCAGCCCCGGCTTGGCCGCGACCGACCCCAGCTCGACCACGTGCGAGACGATCTCGATGCCGAGTGCCTGGCGGCACAGCGCCCGGGCGACCGTACCGACCGCGACCCGGGCCGCGGTCTCCCGCGCGCTGGCCCGCTCCAGGATCGGCCGCGCGTCGGTGTGGCCGTACTTCTGCATCCCGGCCAGGTCGGCGTGCCCTGGCCGGGGCCGGGTCAGCGGGGCGTTGCGGGCCTGGCCGGCCAGCTCGTCCGGGTCGACCGGATCGGCCGCCATCACCGTGCGCCACTTCGGCCACTCCGAGTTGCCGACCCGGATCGCCACCGGGCTGCCCAGCGTCACCCCGTGCCGCAGACCGCCGATGATCTCGATCTCGTCCTGTTCGAAGGCCATCCGCGCACCCCGGCCGTAGCCGAGTCGGCGGCGGGCCAGCTCGCGGCCGATCTCGGCGCTGGTCACCTCGACGCCGGCGGGAACGCCTTCGAGGAGGGCCACCAGCGCGGGGCCATGGGATTCACCTGCAGTCAGCCAGCGCAACACGTCGGAAAGTGTGCCACGACCGGGCCGGCGGCCGGCACCGCGCGGCCCGGCCGTCCCGCCCTCCGGACACCACGGCGTGATGCGGCAGGCACCCGCCGCGGACACCACGAACGTGGCGCACCCATGAGACGGCGGCCGGCCCGACCTACCGTACGGTTGGTGGGATTCCGGGGGGGTGGCCACCGTGCCGTACGACGTCCGCCGCCGACCGGCGGTGCTGCTCGTCCTGCTGGGCGCGGTCACCGCGGTCGGTCCGCTGTCGATCGACATGTACCTGCCGGCGTTTCCGGCGATCAGTGACGACCTCGGTGCGGCACCGGCCCGGGTGCAGCTGTCGCTGACCGCCTGTCTGATCGGCGTCGCCCTCGGCCAACTTGTCGGCGGTCCGCTCAGCGACCGGTGGGGCCGGCGTCGACCGGTGCTGGTGGGCACGGCCGGATACGTCGTGGTCAGCCTGGCCTGCGCGCTGGCGCCGACCGCCGAGGCGCTCGCCGGGCTGCGCCTGGCGCAGGGTTTCGCCGGTGGCATCGGGGTGGTGGTCGCCCGCGCCGTCGTGCGGGACCTCTACTCCGGTGCCGACGCGGTGCGGTTCTTCTCCCGGCTGTTGATCATCTTCGGGGTGGCGCCGATCGCCGCACCGGCGCTCGGCGCGGTGGTGCTGCGGTTCACCTCCTGGCGGGGCATCTTCGTCGCCCTGGCGGTGATCGCCGCGCTGCTCGCCGTCGTGCTCGCCCGGTGGCTGCCGGAAACCCTTCCGGTGCAGCGCCGCAACCCCGACGGGTTGGCCGGGACCGCCCGGGCGGTGCGGCTGCTGCTGACCGACCGGGCCTTCGTCGGCTACGCGCTGACCCAGGGCCTGGCCTTCGCCGGACTGTTCACCTACATCGCCGGGTCGCCGTACGTGCTGCAGGACGGGTTCGGGTTGTCCGCCGCCGCGTACAGCGTGGTGTTCGGGGTCAACGCGATCGGGTTGATCGGTCTCGGCCAGCTCAACGCCCGGCTGGTGGGCCGCCACGGGCCACGCCGGCTGTTCGTCGGCGCGCTGGTCGCCGGGCTGGCCGCCGCCGGGCTGCTGGTCGCCGGGGCCGGCACCGGCACGCTGGTGCTGGTGCTGGTGCCGCTGGCGGTGTATGTCGCCACCGTCGGGATGCTGATGCCCAACGGCACCGCGTTGGCGTTGGAGCACCACGCCCGGCACGCCGGGACCGCCGCCGCCCTGCTGGGTGCCACCGGCTCCGGGATCGGCGCGCTGGCCGCCCCGCTGGTCGGGCTGGCCGGCACCGGCGACGCGCTACCGATGGCGCTGATCATCTGCGGTGCGGCCGGGCTGTCACTGGTCGCCGTGCTGACGCTGACCGGGCGCGACCGTGGCTGACCGGGCGGCGTGCAGCGCCGCCCGCATCGCCGGCACCGGCGCGGCGACCCCGGTGAACTGTTCGAACTGGCCGATCGCCTGGGCGAGCAGCAGGTCGAGACCGGACACCACACGGCAGCCGGCGGCGGCCGCCGCCGTGGCAAGCGGGGTCGGCCAGGGGTCGTAGATGGCGTCGAAGCAGACCGTCGCAGGTGTCCAGCCCAGCAGGCCGGCGAGCGGGTCGGCGACGCCTTTGGGCACGGTCGACACCACCACGTCGACGGCCTCGGCCAGGGCGGCGTGGTCGTCCCAGCCGACACCGGTGACCGGGACCGCGAGGGCGTCGGCGACCGGGGCCAGATCGGCGATCGCGGCCGCGCGACGGGCCACCACCTGCACCTGACCGGCGCCGAGGGCGGCGGCGGCGGCCAGCGCGGCCCGCGCGGTACCGCCGGCACCGAGGACGGTGAACCGCGCCCCGGCACCGACTCCGGCCTCCCGCAGCACCGCGACCATCCCGCCGACGTCGGTGTTGTCGGCCGACCAGGTGCCGTCGGGTCGGCGTACCAGGGTGTTGGCCGCGCCGATCGCGGCCGCCACCGGCGTGGCCCGGTCGGCCACCGCGAGCGCCGCCTCCTTGAGCGGCATGGTGACCGACAGGCCGGCCCACTGCGGGCCCAGGCCGGCGATCAGGTCGGCCAGTTGCGACTCGGCGCACTCGATCGCGGTGTAGTGCCAGTCGGTCAGTCCGGCGGCCCGGTACCCGGCGTTGTGGATCACCGGGGAGAGCGAGTGGGCGATCGGCGTGCCGAGCACCGCGGCCCGGTGCCTGTCGACCGGACGGGCCCCGGTACGGGACCCGCCGGGCAGGTCAGAGGATGCCATTCCGTCGGGCGATCTCGATGTTCGCGTCATGTTCCTCGACGGTGGTGGCGAACGCCGAGCGGCCCTCCTTGTCGATGGCGACGAAGAAGACCCAGTCCTCGTCCGGCGGGTTGACCGACCCTTCGAGCGCGGCCCGGCCAGGGTTGTTGATCGGCGTGGGTGGCAGCCCGCTGTGGGCGTGGGTGCTGTACGGGTTGTTCGCGTCGTACAGCTCCTCCCGGGTCATGTCCTTGGACGCCTTGGTCGGCTTGCCGGTCAGCTCCCAGTAGTAGTTGACCGTCACGTCGAACTGCAGACAGCTGCAGGGGAAGGTCTCGCTGTAGACCCGGTTGTAGGCCACCCGGGCGACCTTGGCGAGGTCCTCGGCGATGCCCGCCTCGGCCTGGGCCAGCGACGCCACGATCAATGCCTCGTACGGGCTGATCCCGCCCCGCTCCGCCTGGACCTGTTCGGCGTACTCCATCTCGCCGGTGACGGTCAGGAACCGGTCGACCATCAGGGTGAGGATCTCCGGGGCGGTGACGTTCGGATCGAAGTCGTAGGTGTCGGGGAAGAGGAAGCCCTCCGCCGACGCGGTGACCTGCTCGCCGTCGGTCCGGGTGAGCCACCAGTCGGGCACGCCGAGGGCCAGGGGGTCCTGCGCGGCGGCGGCGAACTCCTCGGCCGGGATGTCGGTCGCTTCGGCCAGCGCCTGGTAGATCTGCTTGGCGGTGCGCCCCTCCGGGATGGTGACCCGGTTGGAAACCTTGTTCTCCAGGTCGAGCAGCAGACTCAGCGCGGTCGCCGCGCTCATCTCCAGACGCAGGTTGTAGAAGCCCGGTTGGATGTTCTGGCTGCGGGAGTTCGAGCGCGCCTCGTTGGTGAAGGCCTTGGTGCTCTTGATCACCCCGGCTTCGACCAGGGTGTTGCCGATGTCGGTGGCGGAGTCACCGGGACGGACCTGCACGACCACCTGGCCGGTGCCGCCGCCGTCGTAGTCGGGGGTGGCGAAGTAGTTCTGCAGCCGGTCGAAGCCGTACCAGACACCACCGCCGAGCACACCGAGCATCAGCAGGGTGACCAGCAGGGCCGCAGCGGTCTTGCCGCGCCCGCCGCCGCCCGAGGACTTGCGGCGCGCGCCACGACGGTGCCGGCCCTTGTCGGCCCGGTCCTCGAAAGCGAGGTCCAGTTCGTCGATCATCACATCCGCCTCCGCTGCGCGTCCAGCCAGCTCTGCAGGATCTCCACGGCGGCCGCCTGGTCGACCACCGCGCGCTGGCGCCGTCCTCGTACGCCCCGCTCCGACAGCCTACGGCTAGCGACCACCGTCGACATCCTTTCGTCGGTCATCAGGACCGGAATCGGCGAAATCGCCACGCTCAGTGAGCGGACGTACGCGCTGACGGCATCGGCCGCCGGGCCGTGACGACCGGCGAGGTTCACCGGCAGGCCGACGATAACCTCCCGTACCTCGTGTTCGCTGACTATCTGGACAATTCTGGCAATATCGGCTGGAACGGTAGTGTCTCCGGTACCGGCGGTCGACAGGTCGCGCTGCACCGTCAGCAACGGAGTGGCCAGGATGCCGTCCGGATCGCTGATCGCCAGCCCGACCCGGACCTGACCCACGTCCACCCCGAGCCGGCGCCCACGAACGAACCCGTACGGCGCCGACCCGCCCGTCTCCGCCCGGGTCACGGCGCCTCGGCGATCGCCTTCTCGACGGCGACCAGCAGACTCGCCGCCTCCGCCGCCGGCAGGCCACCGCCCTGGGCCAGGTCGGCGTTGCCGCCACCCCGGCCGTGCAGCGCGCCCTTGACCAGATCAGCGGCGGCCACACCACGCGCCTTGGCCGCCGCGTTCACCGCCACCACCAGCGACGCCTTGCCGTTGGAGCGGGCCACCACCGCGACCACCCCCGGCCGGGCCGGATCGATCTTGCCCCGGATCTCCTGAGCCAGCGTGCGCACGTCGTTGCCGCCCGCACCGTCGGGCGCCTCGGTGCCGACGTACGCCACCCCACGAAGGTCACGGGCCTGCGCCGCGAGCGCCGCCGCGCCGCCCAGCACCAGCTGCGCCCGCAGCTTCTCCAGCTCCTTCTCCGCGTCGCGCAGCTGGGTGACGGTCTGCTGCACCCGGTCGGCCACCTGCTCGGACGGCACCCGGTACAGCTCGGCGAGCCGGGCGACCAGCAGGTGCTCACGGGCCAGGAAGTTGAACGCGTCGATCCCGACCAGTGCCTCCACCCGGCGGACCCCGGACCCGATCGACGACTCGGACAGGATCTTGACCAGGCCCAGCTGACCGGAACGGGTGACGTGGGTGCCGCCGCACAGCTCCCGGGCGTAGTCGCCGACCTCGACCACCCGCACCTCGTCGCCGTACTTCTCACCGAACAGCGCCATCGCGCCGAGCCGCCGCGCCTCCTCCTGCGAGGTGATGAACGCGTTGACCTCCAGGTCACGCAGCAGCACCTCGTTGACCTGCTGCTCGATGTCGACAAGCACCGACGGCGGCACCGCGCCGGGGGTGTTGAAGTCGAACCGCAGCCGACCCGGCGCGTTCAGCGAACCCGCCTGAGTGGCCGACTCACCGAGGAAGTTGCGCATCGTCTGGTGCACCAGGTGGGTCGCGGTGTGCGACCGCGAGATCGCCCGGCGACGCGCGATGTCGATCTCGGCGTACCCGGTCTCCCCCGTGCGCACCTCGCCACGGACCACCCTCGCCTTGTGCACGACCAGCCCCGGAACCGGGGACTGGACGTCGAAGATCTCGACCTCGCCGGCACCCACGGTCAGCCGACCGGTGTCCGGCTGCTGACCACCGCCCTCGGCGTAGAACGGCGTACTGTCGAGCACCAACTCGATCACGTCGCCCTCGCCCGCGACCGGCAGCGACACACCGCCCGCGCCGAGCACCGCCCGCACCCGCGACTCCCGCGCGACCTCGGCGTACCCGGTGAAGTCCACCGCCCCACCGGCGTCGAGCACCCCCCGGTACGCCGACATGTCGACGTGCCCGGTCTTGCGCGCCTGCGCGTCCGCCTTGGCCCGCGCCCGCTGCTCGGACATCAACCGGCGGAACCCGTCGGAATCCACCGACAGCCCCTGCTCGGCGGCGATCTCCAAGGTCAGGTCGATCGGGAAACCGTAGGTGTCGTGCAGCTGGAACGCCTTGTCACCGGAGAGCTTCGCGCCGCCGGCCGTCTTCGTCTCGGAGATGGCCAGGTCCAGGATCGTCGTCCCGGAACGCAGCGTCGACAGGAACGCGTCCTCCTCGGCGTAGGCGTACGTCGAGATCCGCTCGAAGTCGGCCGCCAGCTCCGGATACGACGGCGCCATGCAGTCGCGGGCCACCGGAAGCAGCTCCGGCAACGCCCGGTCCTGCCAGCCGAGCAGCCGCACCGACCGGATCGCCCGCCGCATGATCCGGCGCAACACGTAGCCACGACCCTCGTTGCTCGGGGTCACCCCGTCGCCGATGAGCATCAGCGAGGTCCGCACGTGGTCGGCGATCACCCGCAGCCGTACGTCGTCGGGGTGCGACTCGCTCGCCGCCTGACCGGAGCCGGCACCGTACCGCTTGCCGGTCAGCTGGGCGGCCCGGTCCAGGATCGGGCGTACCTCGTCGATCTCGTAGAGGTTGTCCACCCCCTGCAGGATGGAGGCGATCCGCTCCAGGCCCATGCCGGTGTCGATGTTCTTCTTCGGCAGGTCCCCGACGATGTCGAAGACCTCCTTGCTCTGCACGTTGGTGATCTCGTACTGCATGAAGACCAGGTTCCAGAACTCCAGGAACCGGTCCTCGTCGACCTCCGGACCGCCGTCGGGCCCGTACGCCGGACCCCGGTCGTAGTACAGCTCCGAACACGGCCCCGCCGGGCCGGGGATGCCCATCGACCAGAAGTTGTCCTTGTTGCCCCGGCGCACGATCCGGTGCGCCGGCACCCCGGTCTGCCGCCAGATGTCGGCGGCCTCGTCGTCGTCGAGGTAGACCGTCACCCAGATCCGCTCCGGGTCCATGCCGAACCCGCCCTGCTCCACCGGCTTGGTCGACAGGTCCCAGGCGAGCGGGATCGCGCCCTGCTTGAAGTAGTCGCCGAACGAGAAGTTGCCGTTCATCTGGAAGAACGTGCCGTGCCGTGAGGTCTTGCCGACCTCGTCGATGTCCGGCGTCCGGATGCACTTCTGCACGCTCGTCGCCCGCTGGAACGGCGGGGTGCGCTGGCCGAGGAAGTACGGCACGAACTGCACCATGCCCGCGTTGATGAACAGCAGGTTCGGGTCATCGATCGCGGGCAGCGGAGCGGACGGCACCACGGCGTGGCCGTTGGCCTCGAAGTGCGCGAGGAACCGCCGCTTGATCTCCGCCGTTTTCACCGGACGTCCTCCTGGGGGAATATCTCGTCGTCGCCGATGCGTGGGTCGCCCCGCAGCTCGGCGAACTGGTCATCGAACGCCACGCCCTCGGCGAACGCGGCCTGGATCTGTTGCTCACGCTCGGCCATGCCGTCACGGACGTCTTCCACGAAGGTACGGACCGACTCCACCAGACCACCAGCGGATTCCGACAGCGACGAGGCGATCCCGGCAGGGGTGTACGACTGGGCGGTCCGGGTGAGTTTGCGCACCACCAGCGCACCGACAGCGAGGCCGACGCCGAGCCAGAGCAGGCGTTTCATGACAGCGTCCTCCCGGTCATCCGGCGTTGCGCCGGGCCGCCCGGCGTCGCTGCTTGAGTTCGGCGCGGACGTCGCGCTCGGCTTCGGCGTTGCGCCGGGCGGAGGCGGCCCGACGTACGCCGTACCCGAAGGCGGCCACCTTGACCAGCGGATTGGCCGCCGCGGCCGAGACCACAGTGGCCAGGTTGGCCACATTGGCGGTCACGTTCTGGGCGTGCGAAGTCATCGTGTCGATCTTGGCAAGCTGGATGTTCACGCCGTCGAGGGTCGTGTGCATCTGTCCGAGAGCGGTGTTCACGTTCTCGACCGAGGCGTTCACCTGGCCGAGCAGCGGCCCGGTCCGGTCGTTGAGGTCGTTGATCGCCCGGGTCGCCGCGTCCACCGTGTGCCGCAGTCGCAGAATCGGCACCGCCAGCACGAGCACGAGCATCAGGAACGCCCCGGCGGCCACCAGTGCCGCGATCTGTCCACCGTCCATGCCTGCCTGTCCTCCTCGTTCACCAACCACCTGCCACGCCGGCCGCGCACCCCGGCGCCAGCGTCGGTCGTCGTCGCTGCTCCGCCGCAGTACGCACCGGACGCGGCGCCACCGGTGCAGACCCTACCGTCCGTGACGGAGGTCCGCTCACGACGGTTCGACGTCCAGGTCCAGCAGCGGGTCGTCGGTATACACCGGGTCGGGATCCTCACCTGTCAACGACGGGTCGAGGCTCGGTTGCGGCTTCATCCGGTCGTCGTCGATGGCGTTGCGCACCTTGATCGACACCACGGATCCGCTGCAGTTGTCGGCCCCGCTGCCCGGCGGTTCAGCGGCCGGATCCCCCTCGGCGGCGTCACCGGCCGGCGGTTCGACCGTCGGCCGCTGCGCGAGCAGGTCCTCCGAGCAGGCCGGCGGCCGGACCCACAGATCCAACGTGAGTTCGTCACGGGTCCAGCAGGTGTACTGGCCGTCGACCGGCTGGGACGGGCAGAGCTCGACCTTCCACGGCAGCCAGCCCGCGTCGGTGAGCGCCGCCGTGTAGACCTGGGCGGTCTCCTCAGGGCCACGTTCGGAGGTCATGGTCCGCTCGCGGAACCGGCAGTCGATCAGGCACCACCGGCTGCCGCTGACGGCGTCGGTGCTCTCCAGCGCCGCCCAGCCGGGCACGTCGAGCCGGTCGAGAGAGTTGAACACCGGATCCCGGGTCGCCGCCCGGATCCCGAAGTAGAGCGGAAGCGCCGCCAGGACGACCACCGCGACCATGATCAGCGCCACCGCGCGGAGGCGCCGCTGCTGCCGGGTCGACTCGTCGTCGGCAACGCCGTCGGGCCCCGACGCACCGTCGTCCGGGCCGGCACCGGGCCGGACCGGGCCGCCGGCGGCGGACCGGATCGCGCCGGTGGCTCCTGCGGCGTCGCGGCCAGGGTCGTCCCGGCCTGGTCCGTCGGGCCCGGGACCGCCGTGCGGCGTGCCGGCTACCGGCCTGGGTACGGCGGCCACCGCTGTCCGCCCGCCACGGTCGGCGACGGGCCCGGGGGCGCGCAGGGCGGCCGGATCCCGGGGGCGGATCTCGGTCGGATCCTCCGGCGACGCCGACGGGCGTCCGGGTCTGCCGTGGAGCGGTGGTGCGCCTGCCGCCCCGGTCACCGGTCGCGGGCCGTCCGGCGCCGACCGGGGACCGGCCGGCCCGGGTGCGGGACGTTGACCACCGGGGCCCGGTCCCGGGCGCGGACCACCGTCCGGGACACCTCGGGCGGGGCCGGGGCCGACCGGCGGTCGGGGGCCGCCCGGTCCGGGCATCGGTGGTTGATCGGCGGGCCGGACCGGGGCGGCCGCAGCCGCCCGTGCCACCGGGGCGCTCGCCCCAGCGCCGGAGACCGGTCGAGGAGGGCCACCGGCACCCGAGACAGGACGCTGCGGGCCACCGGACACGGGCCGGGGCGGACCACCGGCACCCGAGACAGGACGCTGCGGGCCACCGGCACCCGGGCCTCCAGCGCCGGAGACCGGCCGAGGGGGGCCACCGGCGCCGGAGACGGGCCGTTGTGGGCCGTCGCCGGACGGCCGACCCGGGAACATGCCGCCGCCCGGGTGCTCCGGGTGGTCGAACCGCCCGGGAGCGGGCGGCCGTGGCTGGCCGTGCATCGGTGGCCGCCCGACGCCGGGCGGTGGCGCGTCGCGGTACCCGGCGGTCGGCGGATCGTCGTGCCCAGGCGGACGCACCCTGGCTGCGGCGCCGGCACTGGGCATGCCGACCCGGGCCGCCGGTGGGGGGCCGGCCGGCCGGGCGGCCGGGCGGCCGGGCGGCTCGGGCGAAGGGTCGTGCCGAGAGTCACGGCCGGGCGGCAGCGCGCCGCCGGGGCCGGGTACCACCGGCGCGGCCATACCACCGCGGCCCGGGCTGCGGCGCGGACCGCCAGGTGCCGGCGACACCGGCCCGGCGGAGGGTGACGTGCCGGGGCGACCCGCCGGTGGCGGACCGTCGCCGGCCGGCGACACCGGTCCGACCGGTGACCCTGGGCCAGGCGTCGGCGCGGCATCAGCCCGGTGTCGTTGGCCCGTAGGAAAACCCGGGCGGGGACCGGAGCGGTCCGACCAGGTGTCGGCCGGGTCGTCAGGCTCCGGGGCACGGCGTCGGCCGCCACGGGTCGGTGCGGGAGATGGTCCCCGGTCCGGCTCGCCGGAGCCCGGGCCGG harbors:
- the efp gene encoding elongation factor P; the protein is MATTNDLKNGLVLNLDGELWSVVEFQHVKPGKGGAFVRTTLKNVLSGKVVDKTFNAGTKVDTATVDKRTMQYLYADGEDYVFMDLETYDQITVVGGTVGEAANYLLPEAEAIVATHEGVPLYIELPTSVILEVTYTEPGLQGDRSTGGNKPATVETGATVQVPLFITTGEKIKVDTRDGRYLGRA
- the aroQ gene encoding type II 3-dehydroquinate dehydratase, producing the protein MKAYVLNGPNLGRLGSRQVDVYGEVSYADLVTMCVETGRQVGLDVEVRQTDAEHEMLGWLHAAADAEAAVVLNPGAWSHYSYAVRDACAMLRGPLIEVHISNIHAREQFRHHSVVSAVATGVICGLGVDGYRLALRHIAQLAAGRAEATTSDR
- the aroB gene encoding 3-dehydroquinate synthase, with product MDATTRIPVPGDRPYDVLVGRGLLDTLPTLLPDAHRVAVLHAPPLKAHADRIAAACAAAGAQPLLIEVPDAEAGKSIDVAAQAWAMLGDAGFTRTDAVVGVGGGAVTDLAGFVAACWLRGVRWVPVATSLLGMVDAAVGGKTGINTAAGKNLVGSFHPPAGVICDLNLLASLPLTDLVAGLAEVVKCGFIADPAILDLIERDPAAATDATSASVRELIERAVRVKADVVGGDLRESGVREVLNYGHTLAHAIEKVEGYRWRHGHAVSVGLVYAATLARQVGRLDAEVADRHLAVLTALGLPTTYRADAWPDLLAAMRVDKKARGARLRLVVLDGLARPGILDGPDDEALARAYRSVAGA
- the aroC gene encoding chorismate synthase, translating into MLRWLTAGESHGPALVALLEGVPAGVEVTSAEIGRELARRRLGYGRGARMAFEQDEIEIIGGLRHGVTLGSPVAIRVGNSEWPKWRTVMAADPVDPDELAGQARNAPLTRPRPGHADLAGMQKYGHTDARPILERASARETAARVAVGTVARALCRQALGIEIVSHVVELGSVAAKPGLQPRPEDAERVDADPLRCLDPEASARMVAEVDAAKSDADTLGGIVEVLAYGVPPGLGSHVQWDRKLDARLATALMSIQAIKGVEIGDAWQQARSRGSVAHDEIIPTASGVRRVTDRAGGLEGGISTGEPLRVRAAMKPISSLNRALSTVDVTTGEPATAINQRSDVCAVPAAAVVAESMVALVLAEALTEKFGGDSVAEIRRNLGGYLDHLVIR
- a CDS encoding multidrug effflux MFS transporter, which codes for MPYDVRRRPAVLLVLLGAVTAVGPLSIDMYLPAFPAISDDLGAAPARVQLSLTACLIGVALGQLVGGPLSDRWGRRRPVLVGTAGYVVVSLACALAPTAEALAGLRLAQGFAGGIGVVVARAVVRDLYSGADAVRFFSRLLIIFGVAPIAAPALGAVVLRFTSWRGIFVALAVIAALLAVVLARWLPETLPVQRRNPDGLAGTARAVRLLLTDRAFVGYALTQGLAFAGLFTYIAGSPYVLQDGFGLSAAAYSVVFGVNAIGLIGLGQLNARLVGRHGPRRLFVGALVAGLAAAGLLVAGAGTGTLVLVLVPLAVYVATVGMLMPNGTALALEHHARHAGTAAALLGATGSGIGALAAPLVGLAGTGDALPMALIICGAAGLSLVAVLTLTGRDRG
- a CDS encoding shikimate dehydrogenase — encoded protein: MASSDLPGGSRTGARPVDRHRAAVLGTPIAHSLSPVIHNAGYRAAGLTDWHYTAIECAESQLADLIAGLGPQWAGLSVTMPLKEAALAVADRATPVAAAIGAANTLVRRPDGTWSADNTDVGGMVAVLREAGVGAGARFTVLGAGGTARAALAAAAALGAGQVQVVARRAAAIADLAPVADALAVPVTGVGWDDHAALAEAVDVVVSTVPKGVADPLAGLLGWTPATVCFDAIYDPWPTPLATAAAAAGCRVVSGLDLLLAQAIGQFEQFTGVAAPVPAMRAALHAARSATVAPGQRQHGDQ
- the mltG gene encoding endolytic transglycosylase MltG, whose amino-acid sequence is MIDELDLAFEDRADKGRHRRGARRKSSGGGGRGKTAAALLVTLLMLGVLGGGVWYGFDRLQNYFATPDYDGGGTGQVVVQVRPGDSATDIGNTLVEAGVIKSTKAFTNEARSNSRSQNIQPGFYNLRLEMSAATALSLLLDLENKVSNRVTIPEGRTAKQIYQALAEATDIPAEEFAAAAQDPLALGVPDWWLTRTDGEQVTASAEGFLFPDTYDFDPNVTAPEILTLMVDRFLTVTGEMEYAEQVQAERGGISPYEALIVASLAQAEAGIAEDLAKVARVAYNRVYSETFPCSCLQFDVTVNYYWELTGKPTKASKDMTREELYDANNPYSTHAHSGLPPTPINNPGRAALEGSVNPPDEDWVFFVAIDKEGRSAFATTVEEHDANIEIARRNGIL
- the ruvX gene encoding Holliday junction resolvase RuvX, which gives rise to MTRAETGGSAPYGFVRGRRLGVDVGQVRVGLAISDPDGILATPLLTVQRDLSTAGTGDTTVPADIARIVQIVSEHEVREVIVGLPVNLAGRHGPAADAVSAYVRSLSVAISPIPVLMTDERMSTVVASRRLSERGVRGRRQRAVVDQAAAVEILQSWLDAQRRRM